In one Magallana gigas chromosome 9, xbMagGiga1.1, whole genome shotgun sequence genomic region, the following are encoded:
- the LOC117685192 gene encoding toll-like receptor 4 translates to MGWNKTKCMMDRQLFVSIVLICRISAVLTQNCSISHFVDDCGNKGLLWNCSGSNISKLPTVLPPELENSNTALDISYNQFTSLTKDTFEAIAVYSKVTSVILHHNNITKISKMVFQKMSILCSLDISNVHLKANDIDAEAFSNLDELQYLQIHQNDFHETKNPRYPDIQLSKLCSLKYLKIDIFNGFQFQKPFENLSNLTKLEFNSLGEFKITNTSFEGLKLSPLRSLDMKFRNHVDCDVSEDLFCSFPYLDTNIEINFGGKCSIYAALRSLKCLQYREIQKINISENVQVLESDIVNISDKSFKYLFNICVSELILNSDAIIYLHIHLYRTTLWNCLNKLSLRSNRVQHVAMETVFALLTLPRLLEINLCCNSRPIYTELFNIYSQERYQNISININLPKSLIVLDYSYNYIHNQYHIRWYLLVTLIGENLRKLNLQKTNFPLQYEHIFNFPSLRVLDLSENNFTNIHPNIFQRVRNLRQLSAANVNLDLTNSLISEGLFKNLKCLTKLDLSRNGLAFLPQSLLNDQKQSLTEINLDHNMFSSIYDSLMQLENLNNLYLRYNLISKILEKDQRLFESLKNLSFHLEGNPISCACLNIQSLKWMKNHQNSFADLGKVLCVENNHHVGHLFNDEIWRKFELDCQSKDWLTFSIVLLFLTMLIFTSIAAIKRYRVHLEYVILRLKKQWKGIPLRKSEDEFLFDVYVSYSESDYLWIRDKLCPKLEDLNVNSWMTDKNSTPGGWVLEGIVNRINECRKVMFVVSESFLDMEWSSYAVKTAITHAFYNQRQGFIVVLIKDGVALEKLPEELKNIWWCIEYFRWPDEEESNEVILKRLTKALKSD, encoded by the exons ATGGGATGGAATAAAACTAAATGTATGATGGACAGACAGCTATTTGTTTCAATAGTTTTGATTT GTAGAATATCGGCAGTGTTGACACAAAACTGTTCAATTTCACACTTTGTTGACGACTGTGGAAATAAGGGATTGCTGTGGAACTGCAGTGGATCAAACATCTCCAAATTACCAACAGTGTTACCTCCTGAATTGGAAAATAGCAATACTGCGTTGGATATATCGTACAATCAATTCACTTCTCTAACAAAAGATACATTTGAAGCAATAGCGGTGTACTCCAAGGTGACGTCTGTCATTCTTCACCACAATAACATaaccaaaatttcaaagatGGTCTTTCAAAAAATGTCAATCTTATGCAGTTTGGATATTTCTAATGTACATCTTAAAGCAAATGACATTGATGCCGAAGCCTTTTCTAATCTTGACGAACTCCAGTATCttcaaattcatcaaaatgACTTTCATGAGACGAAAAATCCAAGATATCCTGATATTCAGCTTTCAAAACTTTGTTcactaaaatatttgaaaattgacatttttaatgGATTTCAGTTTCAAAAACCGtttgaaaatctttcaaatttaaccaaattagAATTCAATTCTCTGGGTGAATTTAAAATAACCAATACTTCTTTCGAGGGTCTTAAGCTCTCCCCACTCCGCAGCCTCGATATGAAGTTTAGAAATCATGTGGACTGTGACGTTTCGGAAGATCTTTTTTGCTCGTTTCCGTACTTAGACACAAATATCGAAATAAATTTTGGCGGCAAGTGCAGTATTTATGCAGCATTAAGATCACTCAAATGTTTACAATATCgtgaaatacaaaaaataaatataagtgaAAATGTTCAAGTTTTGGAATCAGACATAGTTAATATAAGCGATAAGAGCTTTAAAtacctttttaatatttgtgtgaGTGAGCTCATATTAAATAGCGACGCAATTATCTATCTTCATATACATCTTTATAGAACTACATTATGGAATTGTCTAAATAAATTAAGTCTTAGGTCAAATAGAGTCCAGCATGTTGCTATGGAGACAGTATTTGCTTTATTGACTTTGCCACGTCTGCTTGAAATAAACCTTTGTTGCAATTCCCGGCCAATTTACACAGAATTATTTAACATCTACAGTCAAGAAAGATATCAGaatatttctattaacattaATCTGCCAAAAAGTCTTATAGTTCTTGACTATTCTTACAATTACATTCACAATCAGTATCATATAAGATGGTATTTACTTGTAACGCTTATAGGGGAAAATTTGCGCAAACTGAATCTTCAAAAAACTAATTTTCCTCTACAGTATGAACATATCTTTAATTTTCCGTCCTTAAGAGTTCTTGATTTATCTGAAAATAACTTTACAAATATTCACCCTAATATATTTCAAAGAGTGAGAAATCTTCGCCAGTTATCCGCAGCAAATGTTAACTTAGACCTGACTAACAGTTTGATTTCCGAaggtttgtttaaaaatctcaaatgtTTGACAAAACTTGATCTATCTCGAAATGGCTTAGCCTTTTTACCGCAGTCTCTACTTAATGAccaaaaacaatctttaacaGAAATAAATCTAGATCATAATATGTTTTCTTCCATCTACGATTCCTTAATGCAGTTGGAGAATTTGAACAATCTCTATCTTCGATACAACTTGATATCAAAGATTTTGGAGAAGGACCAAAGACTTTTTGAATCATTGAAAAATCTGTCATTCCATTTAGAAGGAAACCCAATTTCTTGCGCATGCTTAAACATCCAGTCTTTGAAATGGATGAAAAATCACCAAAATTCATTTGCAGATCTTGGCAAAGTTCTATGTGTGGAAAACAACCACCATGTTGGTCATTTATTCAACGATGAAATATGGCGGAAATTCGAACTTGACTGCCAGTCAAAAGATTGGCTCACCTTTTCTATCGTATTGCTGTTTTTGACAATGTTAATATTCACTAGTATTGCTGCTATCAAAAGATACCGTGTCCATCTAGAATATGTAATTCTTAGACTGAAAAAACAATGGAAAGGTATACCTTTACGAAAAAGTGAAGACGAGTTTTTGTTTGACGTGTATGTATCATACAGTGAATCAGACTATTTATGGATAAGAGATAAACTTTGTCCAAAACTAGAGGATTTAAATGTGAATTCATGGATGACAGATAAAAATTCCACTCCAGGCGGCTGGGTATTAGAAGGGATTGTGAATCGTATTAACGAATGCAGGAAAGTAATGTTTGTTGTAAGTGAGAGTTTTTTGGACATGGAGTGGTCTTCATATGCTGTTAAAACGGCCATCACCCACGCTTTTTATAATCAACGACAGGGGTTCATTGTGGTTTTGATTAAAGATGGGGTTGCTCTTGAAAAGCTTCCAGAGGAACTGAAAAACATATGGTGGTGCATTGAATACTTCAGATGGCCTGACGAAGAGGAAAGTAACGAAGTTATACTCAAGAGACTGACCAAAGCACTTAAATCCGATTGA